In a genomic window of Nocardia fluminea:
- a CDS encoding AraC family transcriptional regulator encodes MATDQSLLHRFVITQLGAAGLDRAQLIRDTGVPDWSMTGHDVHLPSATFSRLWEVGEHRLGPDVALQVAERYELSSLGLYDYLFASAPTLGAGLATCGPYITAVTTNHRFDLVAENENESTLYLEMLDGEGRGRDHTQLWGLSAVLSRARRVVDDPLNPVRVSLRQSAPTNVEGFRAVFGSATLEFDAPSDSMTFRSADLNLPLTTADPVLAAVLEPLAAALAPPPTLASAWPRRVADAVDEAIEGGAVSLDSVAQILNISPRTLQRRLAESGTTWRAELDRARSERLSRAASAGSLSGTRQAELLGYSDAGSLRRAARRWSHPVRNVTS; translated from the coding sequence ATGGCTACCGATCAGAGTTTGCTGCACCGTTTCGTCATCACCCAGCTCGGCGCCGCCGGGCTCGATCGTGCGCAGCTCATCCGGGACACCGGGGTCCCGGATTGGTCGATGACCGGCCACGATGTGCATCTACCCAGCGCGACGTTCTCGCGGTTGTGGGAGGTCGGCGAACATCGCCTCGGTCCCGACGTCGCGTTGCAGGTGGCTGAGCGCTACGAGCTGTCCAGCCTCGGGCTCTACGACTACCTGTTCGCGTCCGCGCCGACGCTGGGCGCCGGGCTGGCCACCTGCGGTCCCTACATCACGGCGGTCACCACCAATCACCGCTTCGACCTGGTCGCCGAGAACGAGAACGAGTCCACGCTCTACCTCGAGATGCTCGACGGCGAGGGCCGTGGAAGGGACCACACCCAGCTGTGGGGCTTGTCGGCCGTCCTGAGCCGCGCGCGCCGGGTCGTCGACGATCCGCTGAATCCGGTGCGCGTTTCGCTGCGCCAGTCCGCGCCCACGAATGTCGAGGGATTTCGCGCTGTGTTCGGTTCCGCGACGCTGGAATTCGACGCGCCCAGCGACTCGATGACCTTCCGCTCCGCGGACCTGAATCTGCCGCTGACCACCGCGGATCCCGTCCTGGCCGCAGTGCTGGAACCGCTGGCCGCCGCGCTCGCGCCCCCGCCGACCCTCGCCTCGGCCTGGCCCCGACGAGTGGCCGACGCGGTGGACGAGGCCATCGAGGGCGGCGCGGTCTCCCTCGACAGCGTCGCCCAGATCCTCAACATCAGCCCGCGCACATTGCAGCGACGGCTGGCCGAATCGGGCACGACCTGGCGCGCCGAACTGGACCGGGCGCGCAGCGAACGGTTGTCGCGGGCCGCCTCCGCGGGTTCGCTCAGCGGCACCAGGCAGGCGGAACTGCTCGGCTACTCCGACGCGGGCTCGCTGCGCCGGGCCGCCCGGCGCTGGTCACATCCGGTTCGCAACGTCACGTCCTGA
- a CDS encoding DUF1214 domain-containing protein, which translates to MADIVTRDNFVEAETAHYFREQLEKAPVNQYFHNREPVDIGTQIIIRSNVDLVYSYAVVDVTTEATFSLAPSAVYQIAQIIDENHYVVGVVYPGETVMVRNSDLSGGNHVYVAGRTATVGGLELAHRLQDARRITAVTENPYKGREFDEDTRKSVGAELETHAAEADFSRAFGTPASTDPYQHLLGTRLGWGGLPPQDAQYFQAMTTATGADVWTFPVPPLDYDHNGYFSVIKYDEMGWLDVERPGLSDNDLTRNDDGTITVWFGDDRVAGKPNVIRTTEGQKFYYGMRLYRPRDTDETRHYIEQIRSIPITPAD; encoded by the coding sequence GTGGCCGACATCGTGACCCGAGACAACTTCGTCGAGGCGGAAACCGCGCACTACTTCCGGGAGCAACTCGAGAAGGCCCCTGTCAACCAGTACTTCCACAATCGGGAGCCGGTAGACATCGGCACTCAGATCATTATCCGGTCGAACGTGGACCTGGTCTATTCCTACGCCGTGGTCGACGTGACCACGGAAGCGACGTTCTCGCTCGCACCGTCGGCGGTGTATCAGATCGCGCAGATCATCGACGAGAACCACTATGTTGTCGGCGTGGTGTACCCCGGTGAGACGGTGATGGTCCGCAACTCCGATCTGTCCGGCGGCAATCACGTGTATGTCGCGGGCCGCACGGCGACGGTCGGGGGGCTCGAACTCGCCCACCGCTTACAGGACGCGCGCCGGATCACGGCCGTCACCGAGAACCCGTACAAGGGCCGAGAGTTCGACGAGGACACCCGCAAATCCGTGGGTGCAGAGCTGGAAACCCACGCGGCCGAAGCGGACTTCTCCCGGGCATTCGGCACGCCTGCCAGCACCGATCCGTATCAGCACCTGCTGGGCACACGTCTGGGCTGGGGTGGGCTGCCACCGCAGGACGCCCAGTACTTCCAGGCGATGACCACCGCCACCGGTGCCGACGTGTGGACTTTCCCGGTGCCGCCGCTGGACTACGACCACAACGGGTACTTCTCGGTGATCAAGTACGACGAGATGGGCTGGCTCGACGTCGAACGGCCCGGCCTGTCCGACAACGACCTGACCCGCAACGACGACGGCACCATCACCGTGTGGTTCGGCGACGACCGGGTAGCCGGCAAGCCGAACGTCATTCGCACGACCGAGGGCCAGAAGTTCTACTACGGCATGCGCCTCTATCGCCCGCGCGACACCGACGAAACCCGCCACTACATCGAACAGATCCGATCGATACCGATCACTCCGGCGGACTGA
- a CDS encoding VOC family protein: MSETITVGGITIDSNDPAELAEFWSSALGYTILVDSGDYVMITPPGVGFGEGRYLAFQLVPETKATKNRVHIDFQTTARAAEVARLTALGATVQGEHSLPGFAWTVLRDPHGNEFCVVAAEG, encoded by the coding sequence ATGTCGGAAACCATTACTGTCGGCGGCATCACCATCGACAGCAACGATCCCGCCGAACTGGCCGAGTTCTGGAGCTCCGCGCTCGGGTACACGATTTTGGTGGACTCCGGGGACTACGTGATGATCACCCCGCCCGGCGTCGGTTTCGGGGAGGGCCGCTATCTCGCGTTCCAGCTGGTTCCCGAGACGAAGGCGACCAAGAACCGGGTGCACATCGATTTCCAGACCACGGCTCGCGCGGCCGAGGTCGCGCGGCTGACGGCGCTGGGGGCCACGGTCCAGGGCGAACACTCGCTGCCCGGTTTCGCCTGGACCGTGTTGCGGGACCCGCACGGTAACGAGTTCTGCGTCGTCGCCGCGGAGGGCTGA
- a CDS encoding glycoside hydrolase family 15 protein: MNSYPPIDEHGIVGDLQTAALVSAAGTIDWWCAPRFDSPSVFASLLDSEKGGHCSLAVDTTNPVTIRQLYLPDTAILLTRFSGPDGVGEVADFMEPIRGTEPAGRHRLVRVARVVRGSFTFALECRPRFDYARATHTLDRVDERTAVFRSGIADLHLQSTDPIALHPDGADITARFTLSAGERAAVVLTTSPAGADVSSAPTWATIAHEFDQCRRFWQTWLRSSTYRGRWRDMINRSAITLKLLTYAPTGAPIAAATMGLPEQIGGERNWDYRYTWIRDASLSVRALSDLGFTEEPYAFRRWLRDRVDAGGTASGEPLQIMYRVDGDPHLDEETLTHLEGYQGSAPVRVGNGAADQIQLDIYGEAADALAQGTDMAAIAGWRTFSGLIDWLADHWDRPDEGIWETRGGRQEFTYSRLMTWVAFDRSIRMATAHARPADVVRWTAERDAVFRQIIDRGWSEKRRAFVQHFATEVLDASLLLMPRMRFLSPTDPMWLSTLDAMDEELVSDSLVYRYDPEASPDGLRGTEGTFNLCSFLYVEALARSGRLQQARYAFEKMLTYANHVGLFAEEIGPSGEQLGNFPQAFTHLALIAAAIALDEELDRAEAEPLPD, translated from the coding sequence GTGAACTCGTACCCGCCGATCGACGAGCACGGCATCGTCGGCGATCTGCAAACAGCGGCGCTGGTCTCGGCCGCCGGCACGATCGACTGGTGGTGCGCGCCACGCTTCGATTCCCCCAGTGTGTTCGCGTCCCTGCTCGACAGCGAGAAGGGCGGACATTGTTCGCTCGCCGTGGACACCACCAACCCGGTGACGATCCGGCAGCTGTACCTGCCCGACACCGCCATCCTGTTGACGCGCTTCTCCGGGCCGGACGGCGTGGGCGAGGTCGCCGACTTCATGGAGCCGATCCGCGGCACCGAACCCGCAGGCCGGCACCGATTGGTGCGCGTGGCGCGGGTGGTGCGTGGAAGTTTCACGTTCGCTCTCGAGTGCCGCCCCCGCTTCGACTACGCGCGCGCCACCCACACTCTCGACCGGGTCGACGAACGCACCGCCGTTTTCCGTTCCGGCATCGCCGATCTGCATCTGCAATCCACCGACCCGATCGCCCTGCATCCCGACGGCGCCGACATCACCGCACGCTTCACTTTGTCCGCTGGTGAGCGGGCCGCGGTCGTGCTGACCACCAGCCCGGCCGGCGCGGACGTCTCCTCGGCACCGACGTGGGCGACGATCGCCCACGAGTTCGACCAGTGCCGCCGCTTCTGGCAGACCTGGTTGCGCTCGTCCACCTACCGTGGGCGCTGGCGAGACATGATCAATCGTTCGGCGATCACCCTCAAACTGCTCACCTACGCCCCGACCGGCGCGCCGATCGCCGCCGCCACCATGGGGTTGCCCGAACAGATCGGCGGCGAACGCAACTGGGACTATCGCTACACCTGGATCCGGGACGCGTCGCTGTCGGTGCGGGCGCTGAGCGACCTCGGCTTCACCGAGGAGCCCTATGCGTTCCGCCGCTGGCTACGCGACCGGGTCGACGCGGGCGGCACCGCCTCCGGCGAACCCTTGCAGATCATGTACCGCGTCGACGGCGACCCTCACCTGGACGAGGAGACGCTCACCCATCTCGAGGGCTACCAGGGATCGGCGCCGGTGCGCGTCGGCAACGGGGCAGCCGACCAGATCCAGCTCGACATCTACGGAGAGGCGGCCGACGCGCTGGCGCAGGGCACCGATATGGCCGCCATCGCCGGCTGGCGCACGTTCAGCGGCCTCATAGACTGGCTCGCCGACCACTGGGATCGCCCGGACGAGGGCATCTGGGAAACCCGCGGCGGCCGTCAGGAATTCACCTACAGCAGGCTGATGACCTGGGTGGCCTTCGACCGCAGCATCCGCATGGCGACCGCGCACGCCCGGCCCGCCGACGTGGTGCGCTGGACCGCCGAACGCGACGCGGTCTTCCGGCAGATCATCGACCGCGGCTGGAGCGAGAAACGCCGAGCGTTCGTCCAGCATTTCGCCACCGAAGTACTGGACGCCTCACTGCTGCTCATGCCCCGGATGCGTTTCCTGTCCCCCACCGACCCGATGTGGCTGAGCACACTCGACGCGATGGACGAGGAGCTGGTCAGTGACAGTCTCGTCTACCGCTATGACCCGGAGGCGTCACCGGACGGCCTGCGCGGCACCGAGGGCACCTTCAATCTGTGCAGCTTCCTCTATGTCGAGGCCCTCGCCAGGTCCGGTCGCCTGCAACAGGCCCGCTACGCGTTCGAGAAGATGCTCACCTACGCCAACCACGTCGGCCTGTTCGCCGAGGAGATCGGCCCCTCGGGTGAGCAGCTCGGCAACTTTCCGCAGGCATTCACCCACCTGGCTCTGATCGCCGCCGCCATCGCGCTCGACGAGGAACTCGATCGCGCCGAGGCCGAGCCATTGCCGGACTGA
- a CDS encoding MarR family winged helix-turn-helix transcriptional regulator — translation MEEAPRVDSAQLMELLSVALGVYYGDFTAAAASENLTASQGKTLTVLRRRPVSMRALAEIMACDASNITGIINRLEKRDLVRREASASDRRVTHLVITPEGERVTDTIRAKMHATQAGLNNLSDQERESLFSLLERVFLTRTDRTVRPGAASEN, via the coding sequence ATGGAAGAAGCACCGCGCGTCGACTCGGCCCAGCTCATGGAGCTGCTCTCGGTGGCGCTCGGTGTCTATTACGGGGACTTCACCGCGGCGGCGGCGAGCGAGAACCTCACGGCGAGCCAGGGCAAAACGCTGACGGTGCTGCGCCGACGACCTGTCTCGATGCGCGCCCTGGCCGAGATCATGGCCTGCGACGCATCCAACATCACCGGGATCATCAACCGGCTGGAGAAGCGCGACCTCGTCCGCCGCGAGGCCAGCGCATCCGACCGGCGCGTCACCCACCTCGTCATCACTCCCGAGGGCGAGCGTGTCACCGACACGATCCGGGCGAAGATGCACGCCACCCAAGCCGGTCTGAACAACCTGAGCGACCAAGAGCGCGAAAGCCTCTTCTCCCTCTTGGAGCGCGTTTTCCTCACCCGCACCGACCGCACCGTCCGTCCGGGCGCGGCATCAGAAAACTGA
- a CDS encoding AI-2E family transporter, translating to MSGPVKKTSGAQPNEKPSRERGDVIGGGILWLAKWSLCIVAIAAGAWVLGTITARLWVVILPVALAIVVTTILWPLTRWLTRRNLPAALAATITLLGFVALLAGVVALIVPSVADQAPELADKSTDGVNQVRDWIQGPPLRIRDEQLDSAVDAIVGRLQSSGAQIANGVFTGVSTATSVLITVFLVLVLVFFFLKDGPRFLPWMHQVFGSRSGRHVEAVLERVWATLGGFIRTQAVVSMVDAVLIGASLFILDVPLALVLSVITFIGGFIPMVGAFVAGALAVLVALVGNGPTTALIVLGIVIAVQQLEGNVLQPVLQSRSMELHAVIVLLAVTAGGSLYGITGAFLAVPVVAMIAVVIRYIGEQIDVATGGQPAVEEPDPDEAAAASPPSDPSTAPGPST from the coding sequence GTGAGCGGGCCGGTGAAGAAAACCAGTGGGGCGCAACCGAACGAGAAGCCCTCGCGTGAACGCGGGGACGTGATCGGCGGCGGGATCTTGTGGCTGGCCAAATGGTCGCTGTGCATCGTGGCGATCGCGGCGGGAGCATGGGTACTCGGCACGATCACCGCCCGGCTGTGGGTGGTGATCCTGCCCGTCGCACTGGCGATCGTGGTGACCACGATCCTGTGGCCGCTCACCCGCTGGCTGACCCGGCGCAATCTGCCTGCCGCGCTCGCGGCGACGATCACGCTGCTCGGCTTCGTGGCGCTGCTGGCCGGGGTCGTCGCGCTGATCGTGCCCTCGGTGGCGGATCAAGCGCCTGAGCTCGCGGACAAGTCCACGGACGGGGTGAACCAGGTCCGTGACTGGATCCAGGGACCACCGCTGCGCATCCGCGACGAGCAACTGGACTCCGCGGTCGACGCGATCGTCGGGCGACTTCAATCCAGCGGTGCGCAGATCGCCAACGGCGTGTTCACCGGCGTGTCCACCGCGACCTCGGTACTGATCACCGTGTTCCTGGTGTTGGTGCTGGTGTTCTTCTTCCTCAAGGACGGCCCGCGTTTCCTGCCCTGGATGCATCAGGTGTTCGGCAGCCGCAGTGGCCGCCACGTCGAAGCAGTCCTGGAACGCGTCTGGGCGACCCTGGGCGGATTCATCCGGACCCAGGCGGTCGTCAGCATGGTCGACGCCGTCCTCATCGGCGCGTCGCTGTTCATCCTCGATGTGCCACTGGCCTTGGTGCTGTCGGTGATCACCTTCATCGGCGGTTTCATCCCGATGGTCGGCGCGTTCGTCGCCGGCGCGCTCGCCGTCCTCGTCGCGCTGGTCGGCAACGGGCCCACCACGGCGTTGATCGTGCTCGGCATCGTCATCGCCGTGCAGCAGCTGGAGGGCAACGTGCTGCAACCGGTCCTGCAGAGCCGCAGCATGGAGCTGCACGCGGTCATCGTGCTGCTCGCCGTCACCGCGGGCGGCTCGCTCTACGGCATCACCGGGGCCTTCCTCGCCGTGCCCGTCGTCGCGATGATCGCGGTGGTCATCCGCTATATCGGCGAGCAGATCGACGTGGCGACCGGTGGACAACCAGCGGTCGAGGAGCCCGATCCCGACGAGGCCGCTGCTGCCTCGCCGCCATCCGACCCCAGCACAGCACCCGGCCCGAGCACCTAG